One Drosophila subpulchrella strain 33 F10 #4 breed RU33 chromosome 2R, RU_Dsub_v1.1 Primary Assembly, whole genome shotgun sequence genomic window, AGAATAATGTTAAGGATTGAGAGAACTGTAATTCAGAAGGCTTAAGTAATGGCTTTTGAAGCATCCATTTATCACTTAACCTAAATCTATCTGTATCATTCCTAAGCCTTTTTGACCCAAAATTGATCGATCTTAGCCCAAAAacgtatatatatacatatatatagtcCATTTCGTCTAtaactctttaaaaaaattacaggatttgggaaaaaaattttatttgcaaTGTTCTTAAGACATCTTGTATCATTTGTTTCACCTAGACGAGGGGTTTTGATCCCGATGGAGTCGCGAGGATCCTTCATTGAAGTTCAAACGGATATTTTCTCCTTCTTTGGCTCCATAAGCAACACTTTGTCAACGGGTCCACACATTTATAGTTTATAACGTGGCAGTGGACAGTCAGAGGCCGACACCATCCTGATCCACATCCTGAAGTACGGATAGGACTATGTTAGTGATGGCTAGCATTTAATGTGATAGATAATATACGAACGTGCAGTAAGATGACTTCTTTTCCCCTCCTGAGGACTAGCGATTGCAGTCAGAAGAACTGCCACCAGAAAGACCCAAAAGAACTGGACAGAACTGGACATTGTCGTTAACTAGTTCAGGAAGACTTCCCATGGTGGCTTTTATATTAAGACCTATTCTAAATGGATTAGTCTGGGTGTATGAAATCAATTTGGACCAAGGAAGTTTTTGATATAGGTGAGTTACATGTAAtcagtccacgtagtgacgaaataaatacaattacCTAATTTTTTTACACTAGGCACGCTGCTATTCAATGTACTTGGGTTTAGCTGTACGACTTTGATAAAGCGTGGcgaatgttaaaaaaataaagacattttatttgttactagatcgtataatacattttcgtcacTAAAGtggatatcagaacttttgtgcACTGatggtgcgatcgtcactagatttTTACATCgttacatatatatgtatatataatcCATTTTGTCTATAtaactctttaaaaaaattacaggATGtgggaaaacatttttatttttagtgtTCTTAAGACATCTTGTATTATTTGTTGCACCTAGATGGTGAAAGGAGGGGCTTTGATCCAGATGGAATCGCGAGGGTCCTTCATTGGAACAAAAAGAGCCTACTGAATTGTATTCCACTCTTTTTGGCTCCATAAGCAACACTTTGTCCTCGGGTCCCAACATTTATTGTCTATACGGTGGCAGTGGTAAGTCACAGGCAAACACCATCCTGATCCACATCCTGAAGTACGGATTGGACTATATGTCAGTGATGGCTAGCAATTAATAAGATAGATAATATACGAACGTGCAGTAAGACTCCTTTTTTGCCGCTGCCTTCTCTGAGGACTAGCGATCGGCGTCAAAAGAACTGCCACCAGAAAGACCCAAAAGAAGCTGGACATTGTCGTTAACTAGTTCAATAAGACTTCCCATGGTGACTTTTATATTAACACCTATTCTAAATGGATTAGTCTGGGTTAAGAAATTCGTCACTagatttttacctcgttacatatatatacatatatatatataaaccatTTTGTCTATAtaactctttaaaaaaaattacaggATTTTGgaaagatttttattttcagtgttCTTAAGACATCTTGTATCATTTGTTTCACCTAGATGGTGAAAGGAGGGGCTTTGATCCCGATGGAGTCGCGAGGATCCTTCATTGGAACACAAAGAGCCTACGGAATTTTATTCCCAACATTTATGCGGTCTATACGGTGGTAGTTGAAAGTCACAGGCAAACACCATCCTGATCCACATTCTGAAGTACGGATAGGACTATGTCAGTGATGGCTAGCATTTAATAAGATAGATAATATACGAACGTGCAGTAACACGCCATTTTTGCCGCTGCCTTTTCTGAGGACTAGCGATCGGCGTCAGAAGAACTGCCACCAGTAAGACCCAAAAGAAGCTGGACATTGTCGTTAACTAGTTCATTAAGATTTCCCATGGTGGCTTTTATATTAACACCTATTCTAAATGGATTAGTCTGGGTTAAGAAAATCACTTTGGCCCAAGGAAGTTTTTGATATTAGTGATATACACGTAATCACCGTGGACGtcagtccacgtagtgacgaaataagtacaatttttttatttcttacaATCGTCACGCTGCTATTCAATGTGCTTGGGTTTAGCTGTACGACTTtgaatgttaaaaaattaaaaaattgtatttgtttaaaagattgtataatacattttcgtcacaaaagttgatatcagaactttttcttgctgaaggtgcgatcgtcactagatttttacctcgttagGAGGtgcttttgtttaattaaattgttaatGAATAAAAGAGAACATAGTTTTAGAAATCATATTTATGATCAAAATAGCTGTCATTAGAAAAACTTCTAAGAAGGTAATTTAAACCGAACCAAAGGACCATCGTTACTTTTCCTTTGGCTCACATTCGTTGGAATGTGGTTTTGGTAGGCACTTACCActgtataataactttattaaaTGAATTGACAACAGAATTGTCAAATACTGACTCTTAAAACGTTGTTTTCCACAGAAATTTTAGGAAAAAGAAAGGGGTTTTCACGTTAAAATTTTTGTCAAAACATAGTACGAACTGTTCCTTCAGCTCCCCCTCTTGCAGCACTTTTCCCTCGGCCTACATTCCGCACGATTTCCTATCTCCTTGCAAGGGGCGCGAACTGATTGACAGTATCCCTGCCCATTGGCGCATTCTGGAAAATTTAGAATACGTTTTAGCAGTTCACACTTTGCAGTCGCCTTACTGACTTCTATACTGAGACCAGCCAGAATCTATGTTGAGGATCAGAAGGGCTGCTAACAGAAAGACCTTCAAGTAGCTGATCATCCTTGTGGTGAATGGTAAAGGAGGCCTCGTTTAACTTTTCAAGGGGCTTTTATAACCGGTGATGTAGAAAATTCATTTGCCAAGGTATTTATTAGCTTTGGACAAGGTTTGGATTAacataattgttttttaatttctgtACTATATGCTCGTgcacacacagaaaaaaattatacaaaagtTGAAACATCACTAGTTTTTTACCTctttaagaggtgtttttgtttgttattgatattggatacaaaaaaaattttattttaagaaaattatcGACTATACATACTCTTAGGGATAAACACTATGTTACACCCCAACAGTTTTAATTAGTTATAgctgagaaatatttttgtatttgtaCAATAAAGTAAGAACTAACCTTTTCGGATACGTTTGTGTCTTTTTCTTTGGACaaactttattaaaaaaatttacagCGAAATTGTCAAGTACAGACTTTAAAGGGGTAATTTATCTTATCCTGACATAGGAAGTTTTAAGGAGAAAATCTGTTAACAGAAAAGGCCCTTTAAGTaagctttttattttaaataggaAAGGAAGAAGGCATCATTTTGGTCAAAACGTAGTACGAACTGTTCCTTCAGTTCCTCCTGCAGCACTTTTCCTTCGGCCCACATTCCGAACGACTTCCTATCTCCTTGCAAGGGGCGCGAACTGATTGACAGTATCCCCGCCCATTGGCGCATTCTGGAAAATTTAGAATACGCTGTAGCAGTTCACACTTTGCAGTCGCCTTACTGACTTTTATACGACCAGCCAGATTCTATGTTGGGGATCAGAAGGGCTAACAACAGAAAGACCTTCAAGTAGCTGATCATCCTTATGGTGAATGGTAAAGAAAACCTCGCTTAACTTTTTCAAGGGGCTTTTATAACAGGTGATATAGAAAATTAATTTGGCAAGGTATTTATTAGCTAAAAGCTTTGGACAAGGTTTGGtttaacataatttttttttttaatttctgtaTTATATGCTCGTGCCAAATTACACAGAAAAAATCTTACAAAAGTTGACTTCAAAAGTTTTGAgtgttgaaggtgcgatcgtcactagtATTTTACCTCTTTAAGAGGTATTTTAGTTTGTTATTGATATTGGTACTAGATAGTCAGATATGGATTAcaaaaagtatttaattttaagaaaatgattAACCGCCTATATATACTTTTAAGGATAAAAACTATGTTACACCACAACAGTTTTAATTAGTTATAGCTGAAAAACAATTAtgttgaaataaataaatgacagtaACATAAATAGTTTTGTATTTGTACAATAAACAAAGTTTTATTGGACCAATTTGCTTTGGACCATCAGCATTTTTTCTTTAGCTCAAATTCATTGGTATGTAGTTTTGGTGGGCCACTGTATAaaaactttattaaaaaatttacatCAAAATTATCAAATACAGACTTTAAAGGGGTAACTTAACATATCTTATCCTGACATAGGAAGTTTTGGGGAGAAAATCTGTTAACAGAAAAGGCCCTTTAAGTaagctttttattttaaataggaAAGAAAGAAGGCATCATCTTGGTCAAAACGTAGTACGAACTGTTCCTTCAGTTCCCCCTGCAGCACTTTTCCCTTGACCTACATTCCGCACGAGGTCCTATCTCCGTGCAAACGGCGCGAACTGATTGACAGTATCCCCGCTCATCGGCGCATTCTGGAAAATTTGGAATACGTTTTAGCAGTTCACACTTTGCAGTCGCCTTACTGACTTCTAAACTGAGACCAGCCAGAATCTATGTTGAGGATCAAAAGGGCTGCTAACAGAAAGACCTTTAAGTAGCTGATCATCATTGTTGTGAATGGTAAAGTAATCCTCGTTTAACTTTTCAAGGGGCTTTTATAACAGGTGATAtagaaaatgcatttgccaAGGTATTTATTAGCTTTGGATAAGGTTTGGACTAACATAATTGTTctttaatttctttattatatGCTAGTGCacacaaagaaaaaaattacaCAAAAGTTGAcatcagaacttttgtatgttaaaggtgcgatcgtcactagtTTTTTACATctttaagaggtgtttttttatacccttgcagagggtatattgatttcagtcagaagtttgcaacgcagtgaaggagacgtttccgaccccataaagtata contains:
- the LOC119551969 gene encoding uncharacterized protein LOC119551969 codes for the protein MMISYLKVFLLAALLILNIDSGWSQFRKCADERGYCQSVRAVCTEIGPRAECRSREKCCRGN